A genomic segment from Hydrogenobacter sp. encodes:
- a CDS encoding Fe-S-containing hydro-lyase: MEKRISTPLTDEIVESLRVGDKVLITGYIYTARDAAHKRMVEALSRGEAPPFDMRGQVIYYVGPTPPKPGQVIGSAGPTTAIRMDKYVEPLLKLGLKGMIGKGYRSQQVRDLLVKYKAVYFAAVGGVAVLLQKSIKSSEIIAYEDLGTEAVRKLYVENFPVIVANDIYGGDVFEEGRMKFAQIDP; this comes from the coding sequence ATGGAGAAAAGGATATCTACTCCCTTGACGGATGAGATTGTGGAAAGTCTTAGAGTAGGTGACAAGGTACTTATAACCGGATATATATACACAGCGAGAGATGCAGCCCATAAGAGGATGGTGGAAGCCTTAAGCAGAGGCGAAGCTCCACCTTTTGATATGAGGGGACAAGTCATATACTATGTTGGACCAACGCCACCAAAACCTGGGCAGGTTATAGGCTCTGCAGGACCGACTACAGCTATCAGAATGGATAAATACGTAGAACCACTTCTGAAGCTTGGACTCAAGGGTATGATAGGTAAAGGCTACAGAAGTCAACAAGTTAGAGATCTTTTAGTAAAGTACAAAGCTGTTTATTTTGCTGCTGTAGGTGGTGTGGCTGTCCTTCTACAAAAGAGTATAAAATCCTCCGAAATAATAGCTTACGAAGATCTCGGTACAGAGGCTGTAAGAAAGCTTTATGTAGAAAACTTTCCTGTTATAGTTGCTAATGACATATACGGGGGCGATGTGTTTGAAGAGGGAAGAATGAAGTTTGCTCAAATTGATCCTTAG